A single region of the Archangium lipolyticum genome encodes:
- a CDS encoding bestrophin family protein, which translates to MIKYDPHHWWRHLLNLRGGLLQEIVGRIGVFALWSAAVTWYHLNVHKIDVPATGHTLVGTALSLLLVFRTNSSYDRFWEGRKLWGGVVNETRNLLRAAAMNIPSLELLRRLAAWTAVYPYALTRVLRGGGELGPAASLLPPAEIERVMAAGNAGVAVTLRMSAVLAEAKQRGLISDIIQMEIDRNVQMLVGYQGGCERIVRTPMPFAYMLHLRRTLILFILGLPFALVESFGWSTVVVVVIIAYTFLGIEEIGVEIEDPFGTEENDLPLEEISAGIGRTLNEVVPWMNQSIESPGLSYPGASLTKGPSKPEEPPA; encoded by the coding sequence ATGATCAAGTACGATCCGCATCACTGGTGGCGGCACCTCCTCAACCTCCGCGGCGGCCTGCTCCAGGAGATCGTCGGGCGAATCGGAGTGTTCGCGCTCTGGTCCGCGGCGGTGACCTGGTACCACCTGAACGTCCACAAGATCGACGTGCCGGCCACTGGCCACACACTGGTCGGCACCGCGCTCAGCCTCCTGCTCGTGTTCCGCACCAACTCCTCCTACGACCGGTTCTGGGAGGGACGGAAGCTGTGGGGAGGGGTTGTCAACGAGACGCGCAACCTCCTGCGCGCGGCGGCGATGAACATCCCCTCGCTCGAGCTGCTGCGCCGGCTGGCGGCATGGACGGCGGTGTACCCGTACGCGCTGACGCGGGTCCTCCGGGGCGGTGGCGAGCTCGGCCCCGCCGCGTCCCTGCTCCCTCCCGCGGAGATCGAGCGCGTGATGGCCGCGGGCAACGCCGGGGTCGCGGTGACGCTGCGCATGTCCGCGGTCCTCGCCGAGGCGAAACAGCGCGGGCTCATCTCCGACATCATCCAGATGGAGATCGACCGCAACGTCCAGATGCTCGTCGGCTATCAAGGCGGGTGCGAGCGCATCGTCCGGACGCCGATGCCGTTCGCCTACATGCTTCACCTGCGACGGACGCTCATCCTCTTCATCCTCGGCCTGCCGTTCGCCCTCGTGGAGTCCTTCGGCTGGTCGACGGTGGTCGTCGTGGTCATCATCGCCTACACGTTCCTGGGCATCGAGGAGATCGGCGTGGAGATCGAGGATCCCTTCGGCACGGAGGAAAACGACCTTCCCCTCGAGGAGATCTCCGCGGGCATCGGCCGGACGCTCAACGAGGTGGTCCCCTGGATGAACCAATCCATCGAGAGTCCCGGGTTGAGCTATCCGGGAGCCTCGCTCACGAAGGGTCCCTCCAAGCCGGAGGAGCCACCCGCCTGA
- a CDS encoding PQQ-dependent sugar dehydrogenase yields the protein MRSDLVRPALCALLLSTGCYRLTASDKTREEFKPPRRIDPAAIAVPAGYRIEAIATGFTYPTGVAFDEKGIPYVIESGYSYGEVFTESRLLRINADGSSTVVATGEHPPWTGVVFHQGAFYVAEGGEKGGGRIVRITPDGHLTPIVSHLPSLGDHHTNGPAIGPDGALYFGVGTATNAGIVGPDNADMGWLRREPQFHDIPCRDVTLRGINVTSPNPLTPEPDDQVTTGAFVPFGTATKPDQVIRGRVPCSGAIFRLAPGATSPELVAWGFRNPYGLSFSPEGRLYVTENGHDVRGSRPVFGAADYLWAVEPGRWYGFPDFSGGRPLNQEWFKPPDQEHPPQFLLAEHPGPPPQPVAMFGVHSSSNGFDFSRGGAFGYAGQAFVAQFGDQSPDTGKVMSPVGYKVVRVDVSTGVIQDFAANEDKGSGGPATHLGTGGLERPIAARFNPDNDALYVVDFGVMTVDDKGFHPYEKTGVLWRITPAPKKEAP from the coding sequence ATGCGCTCCGACCTCGTCCGTCCGGCCCTCTGTGCGCTGCTGCTCTCCACCGGCTGCTATCGCCTCACCGCGAGTGACAAGACGCGGGAGGAGTTCAAGCCGCCCCGGCGCATCGATCCAGCCGCCATCGCGGTGCCAGCCGGCTACCGCATCGAGGCCATCGCCACCGGCTTCACCTACCCCACCGGGGTGGCCTTCGATGAGAAGGGCATCCCCTACGTCATCGAGTCTGGCTACTCGTATGGCGAGGTCTTCACCGAGTCCCGCCTCCTGCGCATCAACGCGGATGGCAGCTCCACCGTGGTGGCCACGGGCGAGCATCCGCCATGGACAGGCGTCGTCTTCCACCAGGGTGCCTTCTACGTCGCCGAGGGCGGTGAGAAGGGCGGTGGCCGCATCGTCCGCATCACCCCGGATGGGCACCTCACCCCGATCGTCTCCCACCTGCCCAGCCTGGGCGACCACCACACCAACGGGCCAGCCATCGGTCCGGATGGAGCGCTCTACTTCGGCGTGGGCACCGCGACGAACGCGGGCATCGTGGGGCCGGACAACGCGGACATGGGCTGGCTGCGCCGCGAGCCCCAGTTCCACGACATCCCCTGCCGGGACGTCACCCTCCGGGGCATCAACGTCACCAGCCCCAACCCCCTCACGCCCGAGCCGGACGACCAGGTCACCACTGGCGCCTTCGTCCCCTTCGGCACCGCCACGAAGCCGGACCAGGTCATCCGGGGCCGGGTGCCATGCTCGGGCGCCATCTTCCGGCTGGCCCCCGGCGCCACCTCGCCGGAGCTGGTGGCCTGGGGCTTCCGCAACCCGTACGGCTTGAGCTTCTCTCCAGAAGGCAGGCTGTACGTGACGGAGAATGGCCACGACGTGCGCGGCAGCCGCCCCGTCTTCGGTGCCGCGGACTACCTCTGGGCGGTGGAGCCCGGGCGCTGGTACGGCTTCCCCGACTTCTCCGGCGGCCGTCCCCTCAACCAGGAGTGGTTCAAGCCGCCCGATCAGGAGCATCCGCCGCAGTTCCTCCTCGCCGAGCACCCGGGCCCACCGCCCCAACCGGTGGCCATGTTCGGCGTGCACTCGTCCTCGAACGGCTTCGACTTCTCGCGCGGCGGCGCCTTCGGCTACGCGGGGCAGGCCTTCGTCGCGCAGTTCGGTGACCAGTCCCCCGACACGGGCAAGGTGATGTCCCCCGTGGGCTACAAGGTGGTGCGGGTGGACGTGTCCACCGGCGTCATCCAGGACTTCGCCGCCAACGAGGACAAGGGCAGTGGCGGCCCGGCCACGCACCTGGGCACGGGCGGGCTCGAGCGCCCCATCGCCGCGCGCTTCAACCCGGACAACGACGCGCTCTACGTCGTGGACTTCGGGGTGATGACCGTCGACGACAAGGGCTTCCACCCCTACGAGAAGACGGGCGTGCTGTGGCGCATCACTCCCGCTCCGAAGAAGGAGGCTCCATGA
- a CDS encoding c-type cytochrome gives MRAIGCLLVLTVLGALVGCGPARRGVPFGPPLQLTERQKQGQVLFMRECNGCHPGAAGGLGPGIANKPLPGFAMRTQIRAGVGSMPAFTEQMLSDAEVDAIVDYLNALQETPGPL, from the coding sequence ATGAGGGCCATCGGCTGCCTGCTCGTCCTGACCGTGCTCGGAGCCCTGGTGGGCTGCGGACCGGCCCGCCGTGGGGTTCCCTTCGGCCCGCCCCTGCAACTCACCGAGCGGCAGAAGCAGGGACAGGTGCTCTTCATGCGCGAGTGCAACGGCTGCCACCCGGGCGCGGCGGGAGGCCTGGGGCCGGGGATCGCCAACAAGCCCCTGCCCGGCTTCGCCATGCGCACGCAGATCCGCGCGGGCGTCGGCTCCATGCCCGCCTTCACCGAGCAGATGCTCAGTGACGCGGAGGTGGACGCCATCGTGGACTACCTCAACGCGCTCCAGGAGACCCCGGGTCCGCTGTGA
- a CDS encoding HAD family hydrolase → MTPSAVLFDMDGVLVRSEEAWLRVLEDAGRRFRGSPVTREEFAPTFGQGTDEDVRVFGLRCTPAELDAFYVEHLPRYAGEVWVNPDARELLETLAARGLRRAVVTNSVSPLARALLGAANLLDFFDVLACSDLVVNAKPAPDLVLYALGRLGVEPGAALMVGDSRFDRGAAGAAGVRFVGLGLDGDARIERLGELLRFTADPGSPGAR, encoded by the coding sequence ATGACACCGAGCGCCGTTCTGTTCGACATGGATGGAGTCCTCGTGCGCAGCGAGGAGGCGTGGCTGCGGGTGTTGGAGGACGCGGGACGTCGCTTCCGGGGCAGTCCGGTGACGCGCGAGGAGTTCGCGCCCACCTTCGGGCAGGGCACGGACGAGGACGTGCGCGTCTTCGGTCTGCGCTGCACCCCCGCCGAGCTGGATGCCTTCTACGTGGAGCACCTGCCCCGCTACGCCGGCGAGGTGTGGGTGAATCCTGATGCGCGCGAGCTGCTGGAGACGCTGGCCGCGCGAGGGCTGCGGCGCGCGGTGGTGACCAACTCCGTCTCCCCGCTGGCCCGGGCGCTCCTGGGCGCCGCGAACCTGCTCGACTTCTTCGACGTGCTCGCGTGCTCGGACCTGGTGGTGAACGCCAAGCCGGCGCCGGACCTGGTGCTGTACGCGCTCGGCCGGCTGGGGGTCGAGCCAGGGGCGGCGCTCATGGTTGGCGACTCGCGCTTCGACCGGGGCGCGGCCGGTGCGGCGGGCGTGCGCTTCGTGGGGCTCGGGCTGGACGGGGACGCCCGCATCGAGCGGCTGGGCGAGCTGCTGCGGTTCACAGCGGACCCGGGGTCTCCTGGAGCGCGTTGA
- the trxA gene encoding thioredoxin, with the protein MATQEISKENFEATVSKQGIVMLDWWATWCGPCRAFAPVYEKASETHKDITFGKIDTDAQPELSGMFQIRSIPTLMIFRDGILLFEQAGALPGPVLEELIGKVRALDMDEVRKELEARKKAKEPQA; encoded by the coding sequence ATGGCCACGCAGGAAATCAGCAAGGAGAATTTCGAGGCCACGGTGTCCAAGCAGGGCATCGTCATGCTCGACTGGTGGGCGACGTGGTGCGGCCCCTGCCGCGCTTTCGCTCCCGTCTACGAGAAGGCCTCCGAGACGCACAAGGACATCACCTTCGGGAAGATCGACACGGACGCGCAGCCGGAGCTGTCCGGCATGTTCCAGATCCGCTCCATCCCCACGTTGATGATCTTCCGCGACGGCATCCTGCTCTTCGAGCAGGCCGGGGCGCTGCCCGGGCCGGTGCTGGAGGAGCTCATCGGGAAGGTGCGCGCGCTGGACATGGACGAGGTCCGCAAGGAACTCGAGGCGCGCAAGAAGGCCAAGGAGCCGCAGGCCTGA
- a CDS encoding FKBP-type peptidyl-prolyl cis-trans isomerase, producing the protein MSLKSEDLKVGTGAEATPGKTVTVHYVGTLTNGSKFDSSRDRNEGFTFRLGAGQVIQGWDQGVAGMKVGGLRKLTIPPELGYGARGFPPVIPPNSTLVFEVELLQVR; encoded by the coding sequence ATGAGCTTGAAGTCGGAAGACCTGAAGGTGGGCACGGGCGCCGAGGCGACCCCGGGCAAGACGGTGACGGTGCACTACGTGGGCACCCTCACCAACGGCTCGAAGTTCGACAGCAGCCGCGACCGTAACGAGGGCTTCACCTTCCGGCTCGGCGCGGGCCAGGTCATCCAGGGCTGGGACCAGGGCGTGGCGGGCATGAAGGTCGGCGGCCTGCGCAAGCTCACCATTCCCCCGGAGCTGGGCTACGGCGCTCGCGGCTTTCCGCCCGTGATTCCCCCCAACTCCACCCTCGTCTTCGAAGTGGAACTGCTGCAGGTCCGTTAG
- the nadE gene encoding NAD(+) synthase: protein MRLVKIGLASVNTTVGAFARNVDKALDLARRMAADDVTVGVFQEQLIGGYPPEDLVQWQGFVERQWPELERFARETASLSTVFLVGVALSHQGLRYNCAALVAGGKVLGLVPKEKLPTYNIFYEGRTFSRGYPGMREEYRGIPFGDYIFRFDFGLMAPEVCEDIWSPEAPLRRRTYSGAELVVNLSASPFRVGHGDTRRELLATRASDHQCTIAYSNALGSNDGIIFDGGGFINQNGKPVAEEPRFQEGFAAAVVDLDRTLRLRAENTTWRSDREAWLREGGKLVPTIDCTGAFTSRREKLRYPVPAHRSFFLPAPDTRRSAREALCEDILDALALGIGDYFEKTRAFKVIGIALSGGRDSLLTLLIAHRYAKRVRPENPGSLLRAFYMPSRYSSDATRDAAETIARELGVPFQVVPIEEAFERELAIARTMLAGAEVTPITEQNIQARLRAQRMWNWSNSSGGLFLQTGNMSERAVGYTTTGGDLMGALAVIANVPKTVVMYLLDYLLEQTNYEGIRRVLAKPAGPELAHNQVGEEELMPFPILDACFYLFAGEKLVPSEMQVALEAMFPEVEGARLKGYVEKFTRLFLQSIYKWVQAPLSLHIGNLDLDRERALQLPVVTSSDWTKG, encoded by the coding sequence ATGCGGCTCGTGAAGATTGGGCTCGCCAGCGTCAACACCACCGTGGGCGCCTTCGCGCGCAACGTGGACAAGGCGCTCGACCTGGCGCGCCGGATGGCCGCCGATGACGTCACCGTGGGCGTCTTCCAGGAGCAGCTCATTGGTGGCTATCCGCCCGAGGACCTGGTGCAGTGGCAGGGCTTCGTCGAGCGCCAGTGGCCCGAGCTGGAGCGCTTCGCCCGCGAGACGGCCTCGCTGTCCACCGTGTTCCTGGTGGGCGTGGCGTTGAGTCACCAGGGCCTGCGCTACAACTGCGCCGCGCTCGTGGCCGGCGGGAAGGTGTTGGGCCTGGTTCCCAAGGAGAAGCTGCCCACCTACAACATCTTCTACGAGGGGCGTACCTTCTCCCGCGGCTACCCCGGCATGCGCGAGGAGTACCGGGGCATCCCCTTCGGGGACTACATCTTCCGCTTCGACTTCGGCCTCATGGCCCCCGAGGTGTGCGAGGACATCTGGAGCCCCGAGGCCCCCCTGCGTCGGCGCACCTACTCGGGCGCGGAGCTGGTGGTGAACCTGTCCGCCTCGCCCTTCCGCGTGGGCCACGGGGACACCCGGCGCGAGCTGCTCGCCACGCGCGCGTCGGACCACCAGTGCACCATCGCCTACTCCAACGCGCTGGGCAGCAACGACGGCATCATTTTCGACGGCGGCGGCTTCATCAACCAGAACGGCAAGCCCGTGGCGGAGGAGCCCCGCTTCCAGGAGGGCTTCGCGGCGGCCGTGGTGGACCTCGACCGCACGCTGCGCCTGCGCGCGGAGAACACCACGTGGCGCAGCGACCGCGAGGCGTGGCTGCGCGAGGGTGGCAAGCTGGTGCCCACCATCGACTGCACCGGCGCCTTCACCAGCCGGCGTGAGAAGCTGCGCTATCCGGTGCCCGCGCACCGCAGCTTCTTCCTCCCCGCTCCCGACACGCGCCGCTCCGCCCGCGAGGCGCTGTGCGAGGACATCCTCGACGCGCTCGCGCTGGGCATTGGCGACTACTTCGAGAAGACGCGCGCCTTCAAGGTCATCGGCATCGCGCTCTCGGGCGGGCGCGACTCGTTGCTCACCCTGCTCATCGCCCACCGCTACGCGAAGCGCGTGCGGCCGGAGAATCCGGGCAGCCTGCTGCGCGCCTTCTACATGCCCAGCCGCTACTCGAGCGATGCCACGCGCGACGCAGCGGAGACCATTGCTCGCGAGCTGGGAGTGCCCTTCCAGGTGGTTCCCATCGAGGAGGCCTTCGAGCGCGAGCTGGCCATCGCGCGCACCATGCTCGCGGGGGCCGAGGTGACGCCCATCACCGAGCAGAACATCCAGGCCCGTCTGCGCGCCCAGCGCATGTGGAACTGGTCCAACTCGAGCGGAGGCCTGTTCCTCCAGACGGGCAACATGAGCGAGCGCGCGGTGGGCTACACCACCACGGGCGGAGACCTCATGGGCGCGCTGGCCGTCATCGCCAACGTGCCCAAGACGGTCGTCATGTACCTGCTGGACTACCTGCTGGAGCAGACGAACTACGAGGGCATCCGCAGGGTGCTGGCGAAGCCCGCGGGACCGGAGCTGGCGCACAACCAGGTGGGCGAGGAGGAGCTGATGCCCTTCCCCATCCTGGATGCCTGCTTCTATCTCTTCGCGGGAGAGAAGCTGGTGCCCTCGGAGATGCAGGTGGCGCTGGAGGCCATGTTCCCCGAGGTGGAGGGCGCGAGGCTGAAGGGCTACGTGGAGAAGTTCACCCGGCTCTTCCTCCAGTCCATCTACAAGTGGGTGCAGGCGCCGCTGTCGCTGCACATCGGCAACCTGGATCTGGATCGCGAGCGCGCGCTGCAGTTGCCCGTCGTGACGAGCAGCGACTGGACGAAGGGGTAA
- a CDS encoding LON peptidase substrate-binding domain-containing protein — protein sequence MTTALERIERTTQALKVFPLPSAVLFPHAALPLHIFEPRYRALVRDALAGDKVMALAQLEPGWESQYGERPPMQPMMCAGLIIWHEELEDGRYNILLQGVARARLLGELTSEELYRQVRVQLLPDVAYQGPEEERLRQAVFELAGRVPASFAENLLPVVARAQGGALADVVAAAVVPEPERRQQLLCELDVRKRLEAVLDDVGELIARLSPVKPVGPLN from the coding sequence ATGACGACGGCCCTCGAACGCATCGAGCGCACCACCCAGGCGCTGAAGGTCTTCCCGCTGCCCTCCGCGGTCCTCTTTCCGCATGCGGCGCTCCCCCTCCATATCTTCGAGCCGCGTTACCGGGCCCTCGTGCGCGACGCGCTGGCCGGGGACAAGGTGATGGCGCTCGCCCAGCTGGAGCCCGGCTGGGAGAGCCAGTACGGCGAGCGGCCGCCCATGCAGCCGATGATGTGCGCCGGGCTCATCATCTGGCACGAGGAGCTGGAGGACGGGCGCTACAACATCCTCCTCCAGGGCGTCGCCCGTGCCCGCCTCCTTGGCGAGCTGACGTCCGAGGAGCTGTACCGCCAGGTACGTGTGCAGCTGCTGCCGGACGTCGCCTACCAGGGGCCCGAGGAGGAGAGGCTCCGCCAGGCGGTCTTCGAGCTGGCCGGCCGGGTGCCCGCCTCCTTCGCGGAGAACCTGCTGCCGGTGGTGGCCCGCGCCCAGGGAGGCGCGCTGGCGGACGTGGTGGCCGCCGCCGTCGTCCCGGAGCCGGAGCGGCGCCAGCAGTTGCTGTGCGAGCTGGACGTGAGGAAGCGGCTGGAGGCGGTGCTGGACGACGTGGGAGAGCTCATCGCCCGCCTCAGTCCGGTGAAGCCGGTGGGGCCCCTGAACTAG
- a CDS encoding YqaA family protein, translating into MTDPAAPAAVPPAKLSWYRRLYLRVEALSSTKHALAAMLLVSVVDGSVFPIPPFALLVPMVLAQPHKWWRYALMGTAASLVGGFIGYYLGVLLHQGAVSFLQIDLDMRIQRFGIDATLGQLLGQNFWVLALLCSVLPTPFKVVAIGSGMVGVPLDRFFLAAVLGRSVRFFLVAGVMRFFGPTARKWLRV; encoded by the coding sequence ATGACCGACCCTGCTGCCCCCGCGGCCGTTCCTCCGGCGAAGCTCTCCTGGTACCGTCGGCTCTACCTGCGCGTGGAGGCCCTGTCCTCCACGAAGCACGCCCTGGCCGCCATGCTGCTGGTGTCCGTGGTGGACGGCTCGGTGTTCCCCATCCCGCCCTTCGCCCTGCTGGTGCCCATGGTGCTCGCCCAGCCGCACAAGTGGTGGCGGTACGCGCTGATGGGCACCGCGGCCAGCCTCGTGGGTGGCTTCATCGGGTACTACCTGGGCGTGCTGCTGCACCAGGGCGCCGTGAGCTTCCTGCAGATCGACCTGGACATGCGCATCCAGCGCTTCGGCATCGACGCCACGCTGGGGCAGCTGCTCGGGCAGAACTTCTGGGTGCTGGCGCTGCTGTGCTCGGTGCTGCCCACCCCCTTCAAGGTCGTGGCCATCGGCAGCGGCATGGTGGGCGTGCCGCTGGACCGCTTCTTCCTGGCCGCGGTGCTGGGACGCTCGGTGCGCTTCTTCCTGGTGGCGGGCGTGATGCGCTTCTTCGGGCCCACCGCCCGCAAGTGGCTGCGCGTCTGA